CTGCAACCGTTTATAGCATTTGCGTCTGAGATTAAAGTTCAGACCGGTCTCTATCTTACCGGCAACTGCTATAAGCAGCAACACGCCAAACGATTGAAACAGCACCAGCACGATATAAAAAAGACCAAACCAGAATAACCCCTGATATTCCTGAGGAACGATAAAATTATCAATTGCATAGCGGGTAAGAAGCGGTGTGATAGCATCAGCTCCTGCCAGAAAGAGCATTACCAGTCCGAGAAATATCATCAGACCATAATAACTTTTTGCCTCTCTGACTAAATTACCCCAGAGCTTCAGATTAATATTTTTCTGATATTGCTTATCTTCTATCCTATCCTGCATTCTCTTTTACCGTTATTTTTTCTAAACCTTTTTTTTCTTCATTTATCATCTCAAGCATTGTCAAGACATCCCATCTTTGCTTGCTACCTCATCCATGGTTTTTCCCTAATTGCAATCTTTTCTTCTTGCTAACTTTTCCGCTGGAGCGACTCAATCCTTTCTTCTTGCTTCTCCACTATTTAATCTTTCATTATTGTCACCCTGAGTGATTAGGCTTTTTTGCCTAATAGTATCGAAGAGCTGACATCATTTTTATCATTTGATACTCTTTCATTACCGGCTGAAGCCGGTGTTCCAATAACTTGCCATCCTTCAATTTGTTTTTTTCTAGTAACTAGTAGCTGGTAACTAGTAACTATTTTCTCTTCCTGCTATCCCTTCCGCTGGAGCATCTTTGTTAATCCTTTTTTTAATCAGTGTCCATCTGTGGTTAATCCCTGCTTCGCTTCAAATGGACTTGCTTCCTCTTCCGCTGGAGCGTCTCAATCTTTTCTCAGTGTTCTCTGTGTCCTCTGTGTCTCTGTGGCTCATTATATCTTCGAAGCTATCCTTCCAATGGACTCGCTATACTTCCTAGTTGGCTTCGCCGAGCTCGGAAGCAGCCACGAAGAAGCAATTTCCTCGGTTCGATACATTCTGCTGCCAGTTAAAGCAAGAAGCAGACAGCAGAACACTCAGGATGACACAGTTTTGTAATGTATCTATATTTTTTACTTTTTCTCTTGCTTCACTTCCGCTGGGGCATCTGTGTTAATCCTTTTTTATTCTGTGTGCATCCGTGGAAGTTTTTTCATCCTGCTTCCATCTCCAGCTGATGCTGAATACTCCAGATAGCACGATAATGCCCCTCCTGTTCGATCAATTCACTATGGGTGCCGCACTGCACGATCCTGCCATGTTCCAGCACAATAATCCTGTCGGCAATGGATAGCGAAGTGAAGCGATGAGTAATGATTATCGTCGTTGCTTTCCCTTTTCTACGTCTCAAATGCCCCTGAATTATCTTCTCTGTCTCCGAATCCACAGCACTTAGTGCATCATCCAGGATCAATATCGGCGGATCTAATATCAGAGCCCGGGCAATAGCAGTTCTCTGTCTCTGTCCCCCTGATAAGGTAATGCCCTTTTCGCCGACTATCGTCTCATATCCCCTTTCAAAGTCGGCAATAGTTTCTTTTAGTGCTGCCTCTTCCACAACCTGTTCGATTTGCTCCATTGAGGCATCTTTCACTGCCATCATGATATTCTCTTTCAATGTTCTCGAGTAGAGGAAGGGTTCCTGCAGAACTATTCCGATCTGGTGACGGATATCATGCCTTGCCATATCTTTCAGAGGAATACCGTCTATCCTGATCTCCCCTTCATCGTGATCAAACAGACGGGGGATCAGATGCACCAGAGTGGATTTGCCTGCTCCGGTAGCTCCGATAATGGCGATCGTCTCTCCCGGTTCTATGGTCAGATTGATATCTTTCAGGATGAGCTGACTTCCATCATATCTGAAGCTAACATTCTCAAATTCAATTTTACCCTGCAGCCGCAGCTCACGGGAAAATTCATATTTGCCGGAAAAATCTTCCTGCGCGAACTCTAAGATCTCTCTGATACGACGTAAGGATACGATCGCTCTCCCCATGTCTGTCAAAACTCGTCCCATTTCCCTGATCGGCCAGAGCATAGAGCCGGCATAGGTAATGAATACGACCAGGGTACCTAAAGTTATCGTTCCCCCGATCGCCAGATGGGTTCCGAATATCAGGACAATTGCTATCTGCAGCATGCTCAGCATATCAGATAAAGCCCAAAACCAAGCGAGAGTATAGATCAAACGATAACTCTTTTCCCGGTAAGCATCGGCAGATCTGTTGAAGCGTTCGATCTCGAAATTCTGTCTGGCAAAAGCCCTTACCACACGGATCCCGCTCATTGATTCTTCCAATACCGTGGTCAGATAACCCTCTTCTTCGTCTTGTGCCTTGAAGAGCACCTGGATCCTTTTATAGAAAAAGAAAGAGTAGGCAATGATAATGGGTACGGCGATCAGTGATACCAGAGCCATTTGCTTATTGAGAGAGAACATTATCGGAACGACTAAGGCGATCATCAGGATCCCTCTCCCGACCTGAACAAGCTGCATACCGAAAAATCTCCTCACAGTATCTACATCTGAGGTGCAACGCTGCACGATATCGCCTGTCTGTACCCGGCTATGCCAGGAAAAGGAGAGTTTCTGCAGATGGTCATAGAGCATATCCCTCAGC
This sequence is a window from Candidatus Cloacimonadota bacterium. Protein-coding genes within it:
- a CDS encoding ABC transporter ATP-binding protein, with the protein product MQDRIEDKQYQKNINLKLWGNLVREAKSYYGLMIFLGLVMLFLAGADAITPLLTRYAIDNFIVPQEYQGLFWFGLFYIVLVLFQSFGVLLLIAVAGKIETGLNFNLRRKCYKRLQ
- a CDS encoding ABC transporter ATP-binding protein/permease, translating into MARKSLFRMVWEIMSGLKLIYLLAIISIALATFFNFMAPLVIRVTIDSVLGGKPIDLPFGLSSWAESFVSVPLLLRNLWLASVALLILTLLGNTFTYLRGRLSAVCAEEFSRRLRDMLYDHLQKLSFSWHSRVQTGDIVQRCTSDVDTVRRFFGMQLVQVGRGILMIALVVPIMFSLNKQMALVSLIAVPIIIAYSFFFYKRIQVLFKAQDEEEGYLTTVLEESMSGIRVVRAFARQNFEIERFNRSADAYREKSYRLIYTLAWFWALSDMLSMLQIAIVLIFGTHLAIGGTITLGTLVVFITYAGSMLWPIREMGRVLTDMGRAIVSLRRIREILEFAQEDFSGKYEFSRELRLQGKIEFENVSFRYDGSQLILKDINLTIEPGETIAIIGATGAGKSTLVHLIPRLFDHDEGEIRIDGIPLKDMARHDIRHQIGIVLQEPFLYSRTLKENIMMAVKDASMEQIEQVVEEAALKETIADFERGYETIVGEKGITLSGGQRQRTAIARALILDPPILILDDALSAVDSETEKIIQGHLRRRKGKATTIIITHRFTSLSIADRIIVLEHGRIVQCGTHSELIEQEGHYRAIWSIQHQLEMEAG